The following coding sequences lie in one Anas platyrhynchos isolate ZD024472 breed Pekin duck chromosome 15, IASCAAS_PekinDuck_T2T, whole genome shotgun sequence genomic window:
- the INTS1 gene encoding integrator complex subunit 1 isoform X2 yields the protein MNRPKAAAVRRPGAVPKPSAHPPPGDFIALGSKGQGGEGKASGSLLKPAPAGLPSERKRDAAAALAGPPGLGGLAKRPKLASTPPLSALGRLAEAAVAEKRAISPSIKEPSVIPIEVGPTVLLEEIEAAEAEGNDDRIEGVLCGAVKQLKMNRAKPDTTLYLSLMYLAKIKPNIFATEGVIEALCSLLRRDASINFKAKGNSLVSVLACNLLMAAYEEDENWPEIFVKVYIEDSLGERIWVDSPHCKTFVDNIQTAFNTKMPPKSMLLHGEVGRSSGDLSAGSSPHPSMTEEEDSQSELLIAEEKMSPEQEGQLMPRYDDLAESVEEYVLDMLRDQLNRRQPMDNVSRNLLRLLTATCGYKEVRQMAVQRLEMWLQNPKLTKPAQDLLMSVCMNCNTHSSEDMEVISNLIKIRLKPKVLLNHYMLCVRELLNAHRDNLGTTIKFVIFNELSNARNPNNMQILYTVLQHSSEQAPKYLAMVFQDLLTTKDDYLRASRALLREIIKQTKHEINFQAFCLGLMQERKEAQYAEMEFKERFVIHITDLLAVSMMLGITAQVKEAGIAWDKGEKKNLEVLRSFQNQIAAIQRDAVWWLHTVVPSISKLAPKDYVHCLHKVLFTEQPETYYKWDNWPPESDRNFFLRLCSEVPILEDTLMRILVIGLSRDLPLGPADAMELADHLVKRAAAVQADDVEVLRVERIQLIDAVLNLCTYHHPENIQLPPGYQPPNLAISTLYWKAWPLLLVVAAFNPENIGLAAWEEYPSLKMLMEMVMTNNYSYPQCTLTDEETRTEMINRELQISQREKQEILAFEGHLAAASTKQTITESSSLLLSQLTSLDPQGPPRRPPPHVLEQVKSLNQSLRLGHLLCRSRHPDFLLNIIQRQASSQSMPWLADLVQSSEGSLDVLPVQCLCEFLLHDAADESTSGEEEEEGESKEQRAKKRQRQQKQRQLLGRLQDLLLGPKADEQTTCEVLDYFLRRLSSSQVASRVLAMKGLSLVLSEGGLRDGEEKDHPMEEDSGDSELLQGYQWLLRDLPRLPLFDSVRATTALALQQAIHMETDPQTISAYLVYLSQHAPVEEQGQHNDLALDVARLIVERSTIMSHLFSKLSYCAESDAVLVALLSIFSRYIKRMRQSKEGEEVYSWSESQDQVFLRWTSGETATMHILVVHAMVILLTLGPPQGDGDFYTLLDIWFPEKKPLPTAFLVDTSEEALLLPDWLKLRMIRSEVPRLVDAALQDLEPQQLLLFVQSFGIPVSSMSKLLQYLDQAVSHDPQTLEQNIMDKNYMAHLVEVQHERGATGGQTFHSLLTASLPARRDSAETARSKSSPENSQGQSRIRTLSQVRVLGPEDDLAGIFLQLFPLNPDPRWQNSNLRPLALALQQALGQELARIRQGNTPVTGITARLLQAVAALINSPHSGALVMAMHRNHFISCPLMRQLYQYQRCMPQDTAFSSLFFKVLMQMLQWLENPAVEDGPLRAQLKAFAVQYSSRHRISDVRGGFLHLTEALTFRRDPDLISSTVRAIIATLKSGEKCNVEPELISKALQGLIETHSPYLEELLTVLFSATVETTARFPAMKPVAVVSSLLLQDKEETPVKKELDSCSTEAAWLGPSSGLLNDWLEMLDPEVISSCPDLQQKLLFSWNKAGSQVPSFRPYLLALLTHQSSWTTLHQCIRLLLCRNREQRFDPTASLDFLWACIHIPRIWQGRDQRTPQKRREEFVLHLKAPELISMVELILAEAETRYQNTEEASCTLIQSRLPLLLSCSHGDLESIKKVTEYLTSCIQQWGSSSVGKCCQDLLLQMYLQLPEQLVSMPEVLLSSEGARDSSTCKLDALVHRFINLLADTSDSKSSESRVWDANMACRKLAVAHPILLLRHLPMIAALLHGRVHLNFQEFRQQNHLTFFIHILGILELLQPQVFQNEHQAALWDCLLSFIRLLLNYRKSSRHLAAFISKFVQFIQKYITCNAQASVSFLQKHSDPLHDLSSDNSDLAMLKSLLAGLSLPTKSGILDRGSEEEKDEEAAAGSLPLVNVSLFTPLTPTEMAPYMKRLSRGQTVEDILEVLTDIDEMSRRRPEILSFFSTNLQKLMSSSEETCRNLAFSLALRSIQNNPSIAADFLPTFMYCLGSRDFEVVQTALRNLPEYTLLCQEHAAVLLHRAFLVGMYGQIDTSSQISEALKVLHMEATI from the exons ATGAACCGCCCGAAGGCGGCGGCCGTGCGGCGGCCGGGGGCAGTGCCCAAACCCTCGG CGCACCCGCCGCCCGGGGACTTCATCGCGCTGGGCTCCAAGGGGCAGGGCGGCGAGGGCAAAGCCTCCGGCTCGCTGCTGAAGCCGGCCCCCGCCGGGCTCCCCTCCGAGCGCAAGAGGGACGCGGCCGCGGCTCTGGCCGGGCCCCCCGGGCTGGGCGGCTTGGCCAAGAGGCCCAAATTGGCCTCCACGCCGCCCCTCAGCGCCCTGGGCCGCCTGGCggaggcggcggtggcggaGAAGCGGGCCATCTCGCCCTCCATCAAGGAGCCCTCCGTCATCCCCATCGAAG TTGGCCCCacggtgctgctggaggagatcgaggcagcagaggcagaaggTAACGATGACCGCATCGAGGGGGTGCTGTGTGGAGCGGTGAAGCAGCTGAAAATGAACAGAGCCAAGCCCGACACCACGCTGTACCTCAGCCTGATGTACCTGGCTAAAATCAAACCAAACATCTTTGCCACCGAAGGGGTTATTGAG GCACTATGCAGCCTGCTCCGAAGAGATGCCTCCATCAATTTCAAAGCCAAAGGGAACAGCCTCGTGTCTGTCCTGGCCTGCAACCTTCTCATGGCAGCTTACGAAGAGGATGAGAACTGGCCAGAGATCTTTGTCAAG gttTACATTGAGGACTCCCTTGGGGAGCGCATCTGGGTGGACAGCCCTCACTGTAAGACCTTCGTGGATAACATCCAAACAGCTTTTAACACCAAGATGCCTCCTAAGAGCATGCTCTTGCATGGCGAAGTTGGCCGTAGCAGTGGGGACCTTAGTGCTG GGAGTAGCCCCCACCCTTCCATGACAGAGGAGGAAGACAGTCAGAGCGAGCTGCTGATTGCAGAGGAGAAAATGAGCCCGGAGCAGGAGGGCCAGCTCATGCCCAG GTACGATGACCTCGCAGAGAGCGTGGAGGAGTACGTCCTGGACATGCTGCGGGACCAGCTTAACCGGCGCCAGCCCATGGATAACGTCTCCAGGAACCTCCTCCGGCTGCTGACAGCAACCTGTGGCTACAAAGAGGTGCGACAGATGGCCGTGCAGCGGCTGGAGATGTGGTTGCAGAATCCCAAG TTGACCAAGCCAGCTCAGGACTTGCTGATGTCAGTCTGCATGAACTGCAACACCCACAGCTCAGAGGACATGGAAGTGATCTCTAACCTGATCAAAATTCGTCTCAAGCCAAAAGTCCTTCTGAACCACTACATGCTGTGTGTCAG AGAGCTGCTGAATGCACACAGGGATAACCTAGGCACGACAATTAAGTTTGTGATTTTCAATGAGCTTTCAAATGCAAGAAATCCCAACAACATGCAGATCCTGTACACTGTTCTTCAGCACAGCTCAGAGCAAGCTCCAAAG TACCTAGCGATGGTGTTCCAGGACCTGTTGACTACTAAGGATGATTACCTGCGGGCTTCACGGGCACTGCTGCGAGAGATCATTAAACAGACAAAGCATGAAATCAACTTCCAGGCCTTCTGCCTGGGCCTTATGCAGGAACGAAAGGAGGCCCAGTACGCAGAAATGGAATTCAAG GAGCGGTTTGTCATCCACATAACTGATCTGCTGGCTGTCTCCATGATGCTTGGTATCACAGCCCAGGTGAAGGAGGCTGGAATTGCCTGGgacaaaggagagaaaaaaa ACCTAGAAGTTCTGCGCTCTTTCCAGAACCAAATCGCTGCTATCCAACGCGATGCAGTCTGGTGGCTTCATACGGTCGTTCCATCTATCAGCAAGCTGGCTCCCAAGGACTACGTGCACTG CCTCCACAAGGTGCTCTTCACAGAACAGCCAGAGACGTACTACAAATGGGACAACTGGCCCCCTGAGAGTGACCGCAA CTTCTTCCTTCGCCTCTGCTCTGAGGTGCCCATCCTTGAAGACACGCTGATGCGGATCCTCGTGATCGGTTTGTCAAGGGACCTCCCTCTTGGCCCTGCGGATGCCATGGAGCTTGCTGACCACTTGGTGAAGCGGGCTGCGGCTGTGCAAGCCGATG aTGTTGAAGTCCTGAGGGTAGAGAGAATCCAGCTGATCGATGCTGTCTTAAATTTGTGCACTTATCACCATCCAGAGAATATCCAGCTACCCCCAGG GTACCAGCCTCCAAATCTAGCTATTTCTACCCTGTACTGGAAAGCCTGGCCTCTCCTGCTTGTAGTGGCTGCGTTCAATCCTGAGAACATTG GTCTGGCTGCGTGGGAGGAGTACCCCTCTCTAAAGATGCTCATGGAAATGGTCATGACCAA CAATTATTCCTATCCTCAATGTACCTTGACGGATGAAGAGACGCGCACAGAGATGATTAACCGTGAGCTTCAAATCtcccagagagaaaaacaggagaTCCTTGCATTTGAGGGTCATCTGGCTGCTGCgtccacaaaacaaacaattacAGAGAGTAGCAGCCTCTTGCTATCCCAGCTGACAAGTCTGGATCCTCA GGGGCCCCCACGCAGACCTCCGCCACATGTCCTGGAGCAGGTGAAAAGCCTGAACCAGTCGCTTCGCTTGGGCCACCTCCTGTGTCGCAGCCGTCATCCTGACTTTCTTCTCAACATCATTCAGAGACAG GCCTCGTCACAGTCAATGCCATGGCTGGCAGATCTGGTTCAGTCCAGTGAGGGCTCCTTGGATGTCCTGCCCGTGCAGTGCCTTTGTGAATTCCTGCTTCATGATGCTGCTGACGAGTCGACCTCAggtgaagaagaggaggagggtgaGAGTAAAGAGCAGCGTGCCAAGAAACGCCAG AGACAACAGAAACAAAGGCAGTTGCTTGGACGATTGCAAGACTTGCTGTTGGGTCCCAAAGCAGATGAACAGACAACCTGCGAGGTGCTTGACTATTTCCTGCGACGCCTCAGTTCCTCCCAGGTGGCCTCACGGGTCCTAGCCATGAAG GGCCTGTCCTTGGTGCTGTCAGAGGGGGGGCTGCGTGATGGAGAGGAGAAAGATCACCCCATGGAAGAAGACTCTGGGGATTCTGAACTGCTGCAGGGATATCAGTGGCTGCTGAGAGACCTCCCGAGGCTGCCACTGTTTGATAGTGTTAGAGCAACAACAGCTCTTGCCTTGCAACAG GCCATTCACATGGAGACAGATCCACAGACCATCAGTGCCTACCTGGTGTACCTCTCCCAGCACGCCCCAGTGGaggagcagggacagcacaacGACCTCGCTCTG gatGTGGCCCGGCTCATAGTGGAGCGCTCTACCATCATGTCTCACCTCTTCTCCAAGCTCTCGTACTGCGCTGAGTCGGATGCGGTGCTTGTAGCTCTCCTCTCCATCTTCTCTCGCTACATCAAACGCATGCGCCAGAGTAAGGAAGGCGAGGAAGTGTACAGCTGG TCAGAGTCCCAGGATCAAGTGTTCCTTCGCTGGACTAGTGGTGAAACAGCCACTATGCACATCCTCGTGGTTCATGCCATGGTTATCCTGCTGACACTAGGGCCACCTCAAG GGGATGGTGATTTTTACACGTTATTGGATATATGGTTCCCGGAGAAAAAGCCTCTTCCTACTGCTTTTCTGGTTGACACCTCAGAGGAGGCTTTGCTGCTTCCTGACTGGCTAAAGCTGCGTATGATCCGCTCCGAGGTTCCACGTCTTGTGGATGCAG CTCTGCAGGACCTGGAGCCACAGCAGCTACTTCTCTTTGTTCAGTCCTTTGGAATCCCAGTTTCCAGCATGAGCAAACTTCTGCAGTACCTGGATCAGGCGGTATCTCATGACCCACAGACACTGGAGCAGAACATCATGGACAAGA aCTACATGGCTCACCTTGTGGAGGTTCAGCATGAAAGAGGAGCGACAGGAGGCCAGACCTTCCACTCGCTGCTCACAGCCTCCTTACCAGCCCGCCGAG ACAGTGCTGAGACTGCAAGATCAAAATCTAGCCCTGAGAACAGTCAAGGCCAGAGCCGGATCCGGACTTTAAGCCAGGTTCGGGTTCTGGGCCCAGAAGATGACCTAGCAGGCATCTTTCTACAG CTCTTCCCACTAAATCCAGACCCACGGTGGCAGAACTCAAACCTGCGCCCACTTGCCCTGGCGTTGCAGCAGGCCCTGGGGCAGGAACTGGCTCGTATCCGCCAGGGGAACACGCCAGTGACCGGGATCACCGCGCGACTCCTCCAGGCAGTAGCTGCGCTGATAAACTCACCGCATAGCGGGGCGCTGGTGATGGCAATGCATCGCAACCACTTCATCTCCTGCCCGCTGATGCGCCAGCTGTACCAGTATCAG CGCTGTATGCCACAAGACACTGCCTTCTCCTCACTCTTCTTCAAAGTCCTCATGCAGATGCTGCAGTGGTTGGAGAACCCCGCGGTGGAAGATGGGCCTCTCCGTGCTCAGTTGAAGGCCTTTGCTGTGCAGTACTCCTCAAGGCACAGGATCAGTGACG TTCGAGGTGGCTTCTTGCACCTCACAGAAGCTCTGACTTTCCGTCGTGACCCTGACTTGATCAGCTCCACAGTACGTGCCATCATTGCAACGCTGAAATCAGGAGAGAAGTGTAACGTGGAGCCGGAGCTCATCAGCAAAG CCCTTCAAGGTCTGATTGAAACTCACTCGCCATACTTGGAGGAGCTCCTGACGGTCCTCTTCTCAGCTACTGTTGAGACCACTGCCAGATTTCCTGCCATGAAACCAGTTGCAGTGGTGAGCTCCTTGTTGCTCCAGGACAAAGAAGAGACACCAGTGAAGAAGGAGCTGGACAGTTGCAG CACTGAAGCCGCTTGGCTGGGGCCCTCCTCTGGCCTTCTGAATGACTGGCTGGAGATGTTGGACCCAGAGGTGATAAGCAGCTGCCCTGATCTCCAGCAGAAGCTACTGTTCTCCTGGAACAAG GCAGGATCCCAGGTGCCTTCCTTCCGTCCATATCTCCTGGCTCTTCTCACTCACCAGTCCAGCTGGACCACTCTGCACCAATGCATCAGACTTCTGCTGTGCAGAAACCGGGAGCAGAG GTTTGACCCAACTGCATCCTTGGATTTCTTGTGGGCCTGTATTCATATCCCTCGGATCTGGCAGGGAAGGGACCAAAGAACTCCTCAG AAGCGCCGCGAGGAGTTTGTGCTCCACCTAAAAGCACCAGAGTTGATCAGCATGGTGGAGTTGATCCTGGCTGAAGCAGAAACCAGATACCAGAACACAGAAGAGGCCTCCTGCACACTCATCCAGTCTCGACTGCCTCTGTTGCTCAGTTGTTCTCATGGGGACCTTGAGAGCATCAAAAAAGTAACAGAGTATTTGACCAGCTGCATCCAGCAGTGGGGAAGCAG ctctgtGGGAAAATGCTGCCAGGACCTTCTGCTTCAGATGTACCTGCAACTACCTGAGCAACTTGTGTCTATGCCTGAGGTGCTTCTGAGCAGTGAAGGAGCCAGGGACAGCAGCACTTGCAAG CTCGATGCCCTGGTTCACAGATTCATTAACCTCCTTGCAGACACCAGTGACTCCAAGTCGTCAGAAAGCCGCGTGTGGGATGCCAACATGGCCTGCAGGAAGCTAGCTGTGGCTCATCCTATCCTACTTCTTAG GCACTTGCCAATGattgcagctctgctgcatggCCGTGTTCACCTCAATTTCCAGGAGTTCAGGCAACAGAACCACTTGACCTTCTTCATCCACATCCTGGGGATCCTGGAGCTGCTTCAGCCACAGGTCTTCCAGAACGAGCACCAGGCGGCACTATGGGACTGTCTGCTGTCCTTCATCCGGCTGCTGTTG AACTACAGGAAATCCTCACGGCACCTGGCTGCTTTCATCAGCAAGTTTGTCCAGTTTATCCAGAAGTACATCACATGCAATGCTCAAGCATCTGTTTCCTTCTTGCAGAAGCACTCCGATCCACTCCA TGACCTGTCATCAGACAACAGTGACCTCGCGATGTTGAAGTCCCTCCTGGCTGGGCTGAGTCTGCCCACTAAGAGTGGCATCTTGGACAGGGGCtctgaggaggagaaggatg aagaagcagcagctggctcTCTCCCCCTTGTCAACGTGTCTCTCTTCACTCCTCTTACACCGACTGAAATGGCCCCATATATGAAGAGGCTGTCTCGAGGCCAAACAGTTGAGG ACATTTTGGAGGTGCTGACAGACATTGATGAGATGTCCAGGCGGAGGCCAGaaattctctcctttttttct ACAAACCTACAGAAGCTGATGAGCTCATCAGAGGAGACCTGCCGAAATCTGGCCTTCAGCCTAGCTTTGCGCTCCATTCAGAACAACCCCAG CATTGCTGCAGACTTCCTTCCTACCTTCATGTACTGCCTTGGCAGCCGAGACTTTGAGGTGGTGCAGACAGCGTTGAGGAACCTGCCTGAATATACCCTTCTTTGCCAAG AGCACGCTGCAGTGTTACTGCACAGGGCTTTCCTGGTGGGGATGTATGGCCAGATCGACACCAGCTCTCAAATTTCAGAGGCCTTGAAGGTTCTGCACATGGAGGCAACAATATGA